A genome region from Tursiops truncatus isolate mTurTru1 chromosome 15, mTurTru1.mat.Y, whole genome shotgun sequence includes the following:
- the LOC101318998 gene encoding beta-2-microglobulin, which yields MAPFVTLVLLGLLSLSGLNTVHRPPKVQVYSRHPAENGKPNYLNCYMSGFHPPQIDLLKNGEKMEMEQSDLSFSKDWSFYLLVHTAFTPNGVDQYSCHMKHVTLREPKIVKWDRDH from the coding sequence ATGGCTCCCTTTGTGACCTTGGTCCTGCTCGGGCTGCTCTCGCTGTCTGGCCTGAACACTGTCCATCGTCCTCCGAAGGTTCAGGTTTACTCACGACACCCCGCAGAGAATGGAAAACCAAATTACCTGAACTGCTATATGTCTGGGTTCCATCCACCCCAGATTGATTTGCTGAAGAATGGGGAGAAGATGGAAATGGAGCAATCAGACCTGTCTTTCAGCAAGGACTGGTCTTTCTACCTTCTGGTCCACACTGCGTTCACTCCCAACGGAGTGGATCAGTATAGCTGCCACATGAAGCACGTTACTCTCAGAGAGCCCAAGATAGTTAAGTGGGATCGAGACCACTAA